DNA from Actinomycetes bacterium:
AGGCAGCGCAGGGCTTCCTTGCGGGACTTGCCCTCGTCGAGTTTGCGCTGGTAGTAGGCCTGCCCGGCGGTTGGGTGGCGGATCTGGAGCCTATTGATCGCGTGTCCGCGCCGTGAGGCGGGCCGCTTGAGCCGTCTCCGGCAGCGATCCGATGCCGACACCTCGTCCGTTTGAGGAAGTCGCGTCCGCCGAGTGGTGTTATCGCGTCAGGCCGAGCGCCTTGGCGGCGCACCGCTTGCAGGCGTCGGGGGCGGCCGGGTCGAACACCCGGGCGACCCGCCGCGCCGGCCGGCGGCACAAGGTGGTCGCCGGCTCACCCTGCGGCCCGACCGGCACGGCATGCACCAGCTCCGGGCGGCTACCGCCAACGTGTCCCTGGTGGCAGGGCACGAGGAACTCCTCGTCGTCGAGCAACGTCGCCTCCGCGCCGTCGTTGGACGACACACTGGCATGAGAGGCTACGCGGCTGACAGGGCGTGCCCGACGCCTGTCGCAAGGACGTTCGCGGATTGAAAGAACTTTGTTCGACGCTGGTGCGCACCGGCTGCGTAGCCTACCCGTCGACCTGTGTGCCCTCGCAAGGAGCGTGCCGATGACCGCTGCCGCCTGGCTCGACGAGCTGGACCCGCTCGTCGCCGAGGCCGTCGACCCGGTGGCGACCGAGGTCGACCGGGCCGCCACCTTCCCCCGCGCGGCCGTCGACGCGCTCGGGCGGGCCGGCCTGCTCGGGTTGGTGAGCGCCGCCGAGGTCGGCGGTCAAGGGCAGGGCCTGCGGGCGGCGAGCATGACCGTGGAGCGGCTGGCCCGCAGTTGTGGTTCGACGGCGATGGTAGTGTGCATGCACTACGCGGCGGCCGCAGTGGTCGAGGCGCTGGGACCGCGCGCGGCGCGGGAGGCGATCGCCGCCGGCAGGCACCTGACGACCCTGGCGTTCTCGGAGGCGGGCTCGCGCAGCCACTTCTGGACGCCGGTGTCGACCGCGACCCGCGACGGCGGCGACGTGCGGCTGGACGCGCACAAAAGCTGGGTCACGGCCGCGGGCGAGGCCAACTCCTACGTGTGGTCGAGCCGGCCGGTCGGGGCCGAGGGGCCGAGCACGCTGTGGCTGGTGCCCGCCGACACGCCCGGCCTGAAGGTGGCCGGCCCGTTCGACGGGCTGGGGCTGCGCGGCAACGCGTCGAACCCTATGAGCGCCCAGGGTGTCGTGGTGCCCAGCTCGGCCATGCTCGGCGAGGACGGCAAGGGCGACCAGGCGATGCTGGGGATCGTGCTGCCCTGGTTTGTGTGCATGAGCGCCGCGATGGCGGCAGGCACCATGGAAGCGGCCATCGCCAAGACGATCGCCCATGTCAGCGCCGTCCGGCTTGAGCACTTGGACACAAGGCTGGCCGATCTGCCCACGATCCGCGCCTACCTCGCCCGCATGCGGTGCACCGCCGACCAGGCCCGGGCGCTGCTGCTCGACACCCTCGACGCGATCGAGCGTGGGCGCCCGGACACCACGCTGCGGGTCCTTGAGGTCAAGGCGGCCGCCGGTGAGGCCGCCGTCGAAGTGACCGAGCTGGCCATGCGGGTGTGCGGCGGGGCCGCGTTCCGCAAGGAGGCCGGTGTCGAGCGGCACTTCCGCGACGCCCGGGCGGCGACGGTGATGGCCCCGACCAGCGACGCGCTGTACGACTTCATCGGCCGGGTTGTGTGCGGCATGGACCTGTTCGGCTGAGGAGCACGACGTGGAGGACGACACCCTGGTCGTTGGCGCGGTCGCCTACGACCCCAAGGTGGTGACCATCTGGGAGGGGTTCAAGGCCTGGTTCGCCCGGCACGGCCTGCGGTTGGACTACGTGCTGTACTCCAACTACGAGCGGCTGGTCGAGGCGCACCTGGCCGGCCACGTCGACGTGGCCTGGAACTCACCGCTGGCCTGGGTGCGTGCCCGCCGGCTGGCCGCCGCCCAGGGCCGTGAGGTCCACGCCGTTGCGATGCGTGACACCGACTGCGACCTACGGTCGGTGATCGTGGTGCGGGCCGACCCGACCATCGACGAGGTCGCCGGCCTGCGGGGCCGGACGGTAGGGGTCGGCGCGGTCGACTCCCCGCAGGCCACCCTGCTGCCGCTCTCCTACCTGCGCGCCCACGGGCTCACCCCAGGCGTCGACGTCGAGGTCCGCAGCTTCGAGGTACTGCCAGGCAAGCACGGCGACCATGTCGGCGGGGAGCGCGACGCAGCCGCGGCGCTGGTGGCGGGCCTGGTCGACGCCGCCTGCGTGCTCGAGGGCAACCATGCCGGGTTCCAGGCCGACGGCACCCTGCCGGCGGGCAGCACCCGGGTGCTGGCCCGCACCGGCGCCTACGACCACTGTAACTTCACCGTCACCGACCACGCCCCGCCGGCGCTCGTCGAGCGCTTCCGGGCGCTGCTGCTGGGCATGTCCTACGACGATCCCGAGGTGCGACCGCTGCTGGACCTGGAGGGCCTGCGAGCCTGGCGGCCCGGCCGCGTCGACGGCTACGCGCCGCTGGAGGCCGCGGTAGACCAGGCCGGTTTCTACGACCGCGAAGGCCGCCCGACCGCCACCGGCTACCGGTACTGACTCCCACCACCCGAGCGAGGCCACGGGCGCGACGCGGCGGGTCGGCGCTGCCGCGCGCTCACCGCGCGCCACCCTGGCCAAGTACGATCGGGATGGTCAGCGCGATCACGACCACCAGCACCCACACCGCCGGCGCGGAGCTGCGGAGCTGCTCGCGGCGGCGGGCGACCCGGGCCGCCTGCAGCTCGGTTCGGCTGACCCACCACGGCGTCGAGCGCGCCTCCAGCAGGTGGAAGACCACCCCGAGCGCGGCGCCGTAGGCGAGGTGCCCGACCAGGC
Protein-coding regions in this window:
- a CDS encoding PhnD/SsuA/transferrin family substrate-binding protein; this translates as MEDDTLVVGAVAYDPKVVTIWEGFKAWFARHGLRLDYVLYSNYERLVEAHLAGHVDVAWNSPLAWVRARRLAAAQGREVHAVAMRDTDCDLRSVIVVRADPTIDEVAGLRGRTVGVGAVDSPQATLLPLSYLRAHGLTPGVDVEVRSFEVLPGKHGDHVGGERDAAAALVAGLVDAACVLEGNHAGFQADGTLPAGSTRVLARTGAYDHCNFTVTDHAPPALVERFRALLLGMSYDDPEVRPLLDLEGLRAWRPGRVDGYAPLEAAVDQAGFYDREGRPTATGYRY
- a CDS encoding acyl-CoA dehydrogenase family protein; translated protein: MTAAAWLDELDPLVAEAVDPVATEVDRAATFPRAAVDALGRAGLLGLVSAAEVGGQGQGLRAASMTVERLARSCGSTAMVVCMHYAAAAVVEALGPRAAREAIAAGRHLTTLAFSEAGSRSHFWTPVSTATRDGGDVRLDAHKSWVTAAGEANSYVWSSRPVGAEGPSTLWLVPADTPGLKVAGPFDGLGLRGNASNPMSAQGVVVPSSAMLGEDGKGDQAMLGIVLPWFVCMSAAMAAGTMEAAIAKTIAHVSAVRLEHLDTRLADLPTIRAYLARMRCTADQARALLLDTLDAIERGRPDTTLRVLEVKAAAGEAAVEVTELAMRVCGGAAFRKEAGVERHFRDARAATVMAPTSDALYDFIGRVVCGMDLFG